From one Luteolibacter sp. SL250 genomic stretch:
- a CDS encoding fatty acid desaturase, whose translation MHRIPFDRVNWTTSSFLIGTALIALIGVPIYVFHHGIDLFQIAMFFVYLCFTMMSITVGYHRLFSHISFKAKWPVKLFTLVFGACAFENSCLDWSSDHRRHHKHVDHDDDPYDISKGFFWAHIGWLLFKLNPEPPMDNVADLKKDKLVMWQHKYVHWIGLVVGLIIPPILGYAWNSWMGLDPWTGALGGFLIAGVARVVVAQHCTFFINSLCHTVGRQPYSTKHSARDSAIMAFLTFGEGYHNYHHEFQHDYRNGVKPWQWDPSKWTIWTLSKLGLADNLRRVPDAKILLSEMHEARRRANLRIQELRATPLPDGHGVAQMATDAAHRAAEAAHRAADALHEVVEKISKNYHELEEAAAKRVELSREVMRDWQAETRALIRQLRQTPALA comes from the coding sequence ATGCATCGCATTCCATTCGACCGAGTCAACTGGACCACCAGCAGTTTCCTCATCGGCACCGCGCTCATCGCGCTCATCGGCGTTCCCATCTACGTCTTCCACCATGGCATCGACCTGTTCCAGATCGCCATGTTCTTCGTCTACCTCTGCTTCACGATGATGAGCATCACCGTGGGCTACCACCGTCTTTTCTCCCACATCTCCTTCAAGGCGAAGTGGCCGGTGAAGCTGTTCACCCTGGTCTTCGGCGCGTGCGCGTTCGAGAACTCCTGCCTGGACTGGTCCTCCGACCACCGCCGCCACCACAAGCACGTGGACCACGATGATGATCCGTATGACATCTCGAAGGGCTTCTTCTGGGCGCACATCGGCTGGCTGCTGTTCAAGCTGAACCCGGAGCCGCCGATGGACAACGTGGCGGACCTGAAAAAGGACAAGCTGGTCATGTGGCAGCACAAGTATGTGCACTGGATCGGCCTGGTCGTCGGCCTGATCATCCCTCCGATCCTCGGCTACGCCTGGAACTCCTGGATGGGCCTCGATCCATGGACGGGTGCGCTGGGTGGCTTCCTCATCGCCGGCGTCGCCCGGGTGGTGGTGGCGCAGCACTGCACGTTCTTCATCAACTCCCTCTGCCACACCGTGGGCCGCCAGCCGTACTCCACGAAGCACAGCGCCCGTGACAGCGCCATCATGGCGTTCCTCACCTTCGGCGAGGGCTACCACAACTACCACCACGAGTTCCAGCACGACTACCGCAACGGCGTGAAGCCATGGCAGTGGGACCCGAGCAAGTGGACGATCTGGACGCTGTCCAAACTCGGCCTGGCCGACAACCTCCGCCGCGTGCCGGACGCGAAGATCCTGCTGTCCGAGATGCATGAGGCCCGCCGCCGCGCGAACCTCCGCATCCAGGAACTGCGCGCCACCCCGCTGCCGGACGGCCACGGTGTCGCCCAGATGGCAACGGACGCCGCTCACCGCGCCGCGGAAGCCGCCCACCGTGCCGCCGACGCGCTGCATGAGGTGGTGGAGAAGATTTCCAAGAACTACCACGAGCTGGAGGAAGCCGCCGCGAAGCGCGTGGAACTCTCCCGCGAAGTGATGCGTGACTGGCAGGCGGAAACCCGCGCGCTCATCCGCCAACTGCGGCAGACCCCGGCGCTGGCCTGA
- a CDS encoding phosphatase PAP2-related protein, with protein sequence MSEVLVRTAVVVAALGLWFWSQRLIAAKADGGKRIVDGVHRLTAWMHRYFYRNRRSADRVLVVSSLFIDVMGLSLIAMSLFGESFRAFIGLLIVFGLRQASQFCCTLPPPRGMIWRHPGFPSALVTYGVSNDLFFSGHTALAVLAAIEICQVAPPWVGVAAVLVAAGEAATVLILRAHYTMDVVAGGLAAWFAADLAGRLAPVVDGWLR encoded by the coding sequence ATGAGCGAGGTGCTGGTGCGGACGGCGGTGGTGGTGGCGGCGCTGGGCCTGTGGTTCTGGAGCCAGCGCCTCATCGCGGCGAAGGCGGACGGCGGAAAGCGCATCGTGGACGGGGTCCACCGGCTGACGGCGTGGATGCACCGCTACTTTTACCGGAACCGGCGGTCGGCGGACCGGGTGCTGGTGGTCAGCTCCCTGTTCATCGACGTGATGGGCCTTTCGCTGATCGCGATGTCCTTGTTCGGGGAGAGCTTCCGGGCGTTCATCGGGCTGCTGATCGTGTTCGGCCTGCGGCAGGCGTCGCAGTTCTGCTGCACGCTGCCGCCGCCGCGGGGGATGATCTGGCGGCACCCGGGATTTCCCAGCGCGCTGGTGACCTACGGGGTGAGCAATGACCTTTTCTTCTCCGGACACACGGCGCTGGCGGTGCTGGCGGCCATCGAGATCTGCCAGGTGGCCCCGCCATGGGTGGGGGTGGCGGCGGTGCTGGTGGCGGCGGGTGAGGCTGCTACCGTGTTGATACTCAGGGCGCACTACACCATGGACGTGGTGGCGGGAGGGCTGGCGGCGTGGTTCGCGGCGGACCTGGCGGGGCGGTTGGCGCCGGTGGTTGACGGCTGGTTGCGCTGA
- a CDS encoding lysophospholipid acyltransferase family protein — MKEAVQSLIVTQPYEFIPPRYSGFWHRVIRWLLPRTLRGTYGISAVECVGAEKLRASLAAGHGVMVVANHCRPCDPMVIDTLAAEVRRPFHVIASWHVFMMSRVQRFLLPRVGGFSVYREGMDRESLKCAVNLVAEGRHPLVIFPEGIITRSNDRLVPFMEGTSFMARAAAKQRKERGKVVIHPVFIRYFFEGDLEASVLPVVEEIERRLSWQPQVGLPLMERIAKVGRALLGLKEMEYLGKVQEGTVKERLERLEDLLLSPLENRWTGGRHDGDAMARVKRLRAAILPEMLTGKLTTLEREERWRHFAELYLVQQLHCYPDDYFDDPSPERILETVERFEEDLTDRARPHFPIRAIIMVGDAVEVSAEKDRSAEGDALTALVRERMEGMLEASKAYRRKAGGKDRG, encoded by the coding sequence ATGAAGGAGGCTGTGCAATCCCTCATCGTCACCCAGCCCTATGAGTTCATCCCGCCGCGCTACAGCGGGTTCTGGCACCGCGTCATCCGGTGGCTGCTGCCGCGGACGCTGCGGGGGACGTATGGGATCTCCGCGGTGGAGTGCGTGGGGGCGGAGAAGCTGCGGGCGTCCCTGGCCGCCGGGCATGGGGTGATGGTGGTGGCGAACCACTGCCGGCCGTGCGACCCGATGGTGATCGACACGCTGGCGGCGGAGGTGCGGCGCCCGTTCCATGTGATCGCGAGCTGGCATGTGTTCATGATGAGCCGGGTGCAGCGGTTCCTGCTGCCGCGGGTGGGGGGCTTCAGCGTGTACCGTGAGGGGATGGACCGGGAATCGCTGAAGTGCGCGGTGAACCTGGTGGCGGAGGGACGGCACCCGCTGGTGATTTTCCCGGAGGGGATCATCACGCGGAGCAATGACCGGCTGGTGCCCTTCATGGAGGGGACGTCGTTCATGGCGCGGGCGGCGGCGAAGCAGCGGAAGGAGCGCGGCAAGGTGGTGATCCACCCGGTGTTCATCCGCTACTTTTTCGAGGGGGACCTGGAGGCGTCCGTGCTGCCGGTGGTGGAGGAGATCGAGCGGCGGCTTTCCTGGCAACCGCAGGTGGGACTGCCGTTGATGGAGCGGATCGCGAAGGTGGGACGCGCCCTGCTGGGGCTGAAGGAAATGGAATATCTGGGGAAGGTACAGGAGGGCACGGTGAAGGAACGTCTGGAGCGGCTGGAGGATCTGCTGCTGTCGCCACTGGAGAACCGCTGGACGGGCGGGCGGCATGACGGGGACGCCATGGCGCGGGTGAAGCGGCTGCGCGCGGCCATCCTGCCGGAGATGCTGACGGGAAAGCTGACCACGCTGGAAAGGGAGGAACGCTGGCGGCACTTCGCGGAGCTGTATCTGGTGCAGCAGCTCCACTGCTACCCGGACGACTACTTCGATGATCCGTCGCCGGAGCGGATCCTGGAGACGGTGGAGCGGTTCGAGGAAGATCTGACGGACCGGGCGAGGCCGCATTTCCCCATCCGCGCGATCATCATGGTGGGGGATGCGGTGGAGGTGTCCGCGGAAAAGGACCGCTCGGCGGAGGGAGACGCGCTGACGGCGCTGGTGCGGGAGCGCATGGAGGGGATGCTGGAGGCGTCGAAGGCGTATCGCCGGAAAGCGGGTGGAAAGGACCGCGGATGA
- a CDS encoding LysR family transcriptional regulator: MNIHHLELFHHVARAGGVSAAARQMPYGIQQPAISAQILQLENSLGKTLFHRRPFQLTPEGETLFAFIDPFFSKLTAVADRIRGGADHGLRIACPEIVQRDYLPTLLTAVRKRLPDFHFSLHSGRIDDIKAQLRAGKIDLGLATSHGPDEPDLHYHPLLRIPSVLLLPDSAPQTTAAEILALDRIDVPLITLPQAEPIVLAFQEELQRRKIEWFPMLELAGMDLIERFVAGGYGAGLVFAIPGSPLPPGLKALPLEGFPEVTFSAITAGPSTDMAAVFVREAEKVIDGLRSGKITP, encoded by the coding sequence ATGAACATCCACCACCTGGAGCTCTTCCACCACGTCGCCCGTGCGGGCGGGGTCAGTGCGGCGGCACGGCAAATGCCCTATGGCATCCAGCAGCCCGCCATCAGCGCGCAGATCCTGCAACTGGAGAACTCCCTGGGGAAAACCCTCTTCCACCGCCGGCCCTTCCAGCTCACCCCGGAGGGGGAGACGCTGTTCGCCTTCATCGATCCGTTTTTCTCGAAGCTCACCGCCGTGGCGGACCGCATCCGCGGCGGCGCGGACCACGGCCTGCGCATCGCCTGCCCGGAGATCGTCCAGCGGGACTACCTACCCACCCTGCTCACCGCCGTGCGGAAACGCCTGCCGGACTTCCATTTCAGCCTCCACTCCGGCCGCATCGACGACATCAAGGCGCAGCTCCGCGCCGGAAAGATCGACCTCGGCCTGGCCACCAGCCACGGCCCGGACGAGCCGGACCTGCACTACCACCCGCTGCTCCGCATCCCCTCCGTCCTCCTGCTGCCGGACAGCGCCCCGCAGACCACCGCCGCGGAGATCCTCGCGCTCGACCGCATCGACGTGCCGCTCATCACCCTGCCGCAGGCGGAGCCCATCGTCCTCGCCTTCCAGGAGGAGCTCCAGCGGCGGAAGATCGAGTGGTTCCCCATGCTGGAACTCGCCGGCATGGACCTCATCGAACGGTTCGTCGCCGGGGGCTACGGCGCGGGCCTCGTTTTCGCCATCCCCGGCTCCCCGCTCCCGCCCGGCCTGAAGGCCCTGCCGCTGGAGGGCTTTCCGGAGGTCACCTTCAGCGCCATCACCGCCGGGCCGTCCACCGACATGGCCGCCGTCTTCGTCCGCGAGGCGGAAAAGGTCATCGACGGCCTCCGGAGCGGCAAAATCACCCCCTGA
- the rpsU gene encoding 30S ribosomal protein S21: MRGVVVKKGEPVDRALKRLKTKLDTEGILEEMRRRRAFETPTERKQRKLRSASKRNKVRWRYSNAPAAAPAESAE, encoded by the coding sequence ATGCGTGGAGTAGTTGTGAAAAAAGGCGAGCCGGTCGATCGTGCTCTGAAACGCCTCAAGACCAAGCTGGATACCGAAGGCATCCTTGAAGAAATGCGCCGCCGCCGCGCATTCGAGACTCCGACCGAGCGCAAGCAGCGCAAACTCCGCTCCGCTTCCAAGCGCAACAAAGTCCGCTGGCGCTATTCCAACGCCCCTGCCGCCGCTCCTGCCGAGTCCGCTGAATAA
- a CDS encoding PD-(D/E)XK nuclease family protein has translation MLNRVFLGWDEPFLRPLVSWLLERKHDLVGMLVVVPTAQSGRRLREMLAEAGGSILAPRVSTPGALMQPDGQDIAPDWLEEVAWAEVLESIDDWRPYTALFPEPPGDGTGWASSLASEMVTLRRALQESSLMLHTAAWALAESPEGERWQALARLEKLTEARLANWNCRSRSRVLAEGLRLPDVARIVLAGVPEMAPCLERTLAAWPGEVIALIGAPETRAEDFSPIGRPLAEPWNAATLPWPEGDEGSVTLTADPRQQAVEALDAVARGGRPSSDIALGSADQDTGGELLRAFTRAGWIAFHPAAAGVPTGLARWFRVWREWLAEPKLAVLADLLSLPETSILVGGKRAQKAKNLAVLRNEWMSTTVADLKRRIPEATFRKEHQQEAANELLEAAAKLETLRHSLLGGDFPTHLRRLLTSLSLTGETAAEQALSMISWLDEAAPLISRLDRASTYWIDLMVAGLPAPTPVPPPGRVIDVQGWLELFHEPGPHLVLCGLNEGHVPARGGGEPWLSEPIRKKLGLTTDAERGARDAYLFQAMIEARRKDGRVDLFCGKSGAGGEALLPSRFLLAAEQDLLPARVRTLFRGIEPPEAGMQWHADWKWQPRKLDPPTRLHVTSLRDYLKCPFRYYLKHVVRMQQPDPERAEWGARDFGNIAHDILETWGRDPEAREYSKTEALEAYFSAQLDRIILEQFGRRSPLAIRIQTESLRNRLAWLARKQACERAAGWQVMDVERPVILTIGGMPVSAKIDRIDRHADGRLRVLDYKTGKVTTVEKEHRTKMTASSAPPSHLDPDGPAFYDGEEKGKSARFLWSNLQLPLYAAALLESDGVMPIPGYFTIGSTEADVELHEWSDFTMDDLSAAGACAEWIAGQITQSVFWPPAEKVPYDDYQILAAGKDLREMVSKEGGHS, from the coding sequence ATGCTGAACCGCGTTTTCCTCGGCTGGGATGAACCCTTCCTCCGCCCGCTTGTCTCCTGGCTGCTGGAGCGGAAGCACGATCTGGTGGGGATGCTCGTCGTCGTGCCCACCGCGCAGAGCGGACGGCGGCTGCGGGAGATGTTGGCGGAAGCGGGCGGCTCCATCCTCGCGCCGCGGGTATCCACGCCCGGTGCGCTCATGCAGCCGGACGGGCAGGACATCGCGCCGGACTGGCTGGAGGAGGTCGCGTGGGCGGAGGTGCTGGAGTCCATCGACGACTGGCGGCCCTACACCGCCCTTTTTCCGGAGCCACCGGGAGACGGCACCGGCTGGGCATCCTCCCTCGCCTCGGAGATGGTCACGCTGCGCCGCGCCCTGCAGGAAAGCAGCCTCATGCTCCACACCGCCGCCTGGGCGCTGGCGGAAAGCCCGGAGGGCGAGCGCTGGCAGGCGCTGGCCAGGCTGGAAAAACTCACCGAAGCCCGCCTTGCCAACTGGAACTGCAGGAGCCGCAGCCGCGTGCTGGCGGAGGGCCTGAGGCTGCCGGATGTGGCCCGCATCGTCCTGGCCGGGGTGCCGGAAATGGCGCCGTGCCTGGAGCGCACGCTCGCCGCATGGCCGGGGGAGGTCATCGCCCTCATCGGCGCACCGGAGACCCGTGCGGAGGATTTCTCACCCATCGGCCGCCCGCTGGCGGAACCATGGAATGCCGCCACCCTGCCGTGGCCGGAGGGGGATGAAGGCTCCGTCACCCTCACCGCGGATCCCCGCCAGCAGGCGGTGGAGGCACTGGACGCCGTCGCCCGTGGTGGCCGTCCGTCATCGGACATCGCGCTCGGCTCGGCGGACCAGGACACCGGCGGGGAGCTGCTGCGCGCCTTCACCCGCGCGGGCTGGATCGCCTTCCACCCGGCGGCCGCCGGGGTGCCCACCGGCCTCGCCCGCTGGTTCCGCGTCTGGCGGGAGTGGCTGGCCGAGCCGAAGCTGGCCGTGCTGGCCGACCTCCTTTCCCTGCCGGAAACGTCGATCCTCGTCGGCGGAAAGCGCGCGCAGAAGGCGAAGAACCTGGCCGTCCTGCGCAACGAGTGGATGTCCACCACCGTCGCCGACCTGAAGCGCCGCATCCCGGAGGCCACCTTCCGCAAGGAACACCAGCAGGAAGCCGCCAACGAGCTGCTGGAAGCGGCGGCCAAGCTGGAAACCCTCCGCCACTCCCTGCTCGGCGGGGATTTCCCCACCCACCTCCGGCGGCTGCTGACCTCCCTCTCCCTGACCGGGGAAACGGCGGCGGAGCAGGCGCTGTCCATGATCTCCTGGTTGGATGAGGCCGCCCCCCTCATCTCCCGGCTCGACCGCGCGTCCACCTACTGGATCGACCTCATGGTCGCCGGCCTGCCCGCACCCACCCCGGTGCCGCCGCCGGGCCGCGTCATCGACGTCCAGGGCTGGCTGGAACTTTTCCACGAACCGGGGCCGCACCTGGTCCTCTGCGGCCTCAACGAAGGCCACGTCCCCGCCCGCGGCGGTGGCGAGCCATGGCTCAGCGAGCCGATCCGGAAAAAACTGGGCCTCACCACGGACGCGGAGCGTGGCGCGCGCGACGCCTACCTTTTCCAGGCCATGATCGAGGCGCGCCGGAAGGACGGCCGGGTCGATCTTTTCTGCGGGAAGTCCGGCGCCGGTGGCGAGGCATTGCTGCCGTCCCGCTTCCTCCTCGCGGCGGAGCAGGACCTGCTGCCCGCCCGCGTCCGCACCCTCTTCCGCGGCATCGAGCCACCGGAGGCGGGCATGCAGTGGCACGCCGACTGGAAGTGGCAGCCGCGCAAGCTGGACCCACCGACCCGGCTCCACGTCACCTCCCTGCGCGACTACCTGAAGTGTCCGTTCCGCTACTACCTGAAGCACGTCGTCCGCATGCAGCAGCCGGACCCGGAGCGGGCGGAGTGGGGCGCGCGCGACTTCGGCAACATCGCCCACGACATCCTGGAAACCTGGGGCCGCGATCCGGAGGCGCGGGAATACAGCAAGACGGAGGCGCTGGAGGCCTACTTCTCCGCGCAGCTCGACCGCATCATCCTGGAGCAGTTCGGCCGCCGCAGCCCGCTGGCCATCCGCATCCAGACGGAGTCCCTCCGCAACCGCCTAGCCTGGCTGGCGCGGAAGCAGGCATGCGAGCGCGCCGCAGGCTGGCAGGTCATGGACGTGGAGCGCCCCGTCATCCTCACCATCGGCGGCATGCCCGTCAGCGCGAAGATCGATCGCATCGACCGCCACGCCGACGGACGCCTGCGCGTGCTGGACTACAAGACCGGAAAGGTCACCACCGTGGAAAAGGAACACCGGACGAAGATGACCGCCTCATCCGCCCCGCCGTCCCACCTGGACCCCGACGGCCCCGCCTTCTACGACGGCGAGGAGAAAGGGAAATCCGCCCGCTTTCTCTGGAGCAACCTCCAGCTCCCCCTCTACGCCGCCGCCCTGCTGGAGAGCGACGGCGTCATGCCCATCCCCGGCTACTTCACCATCGGCTCCACCGAAGCCGACGTCGAGCTGCACGAATGGTCCGACTTCACCATGGACGACCTCTCCGCCGCCGGAGCCTGCGCCGAGTGGATCGCCGGGCAGATCACCCAGTCCGTCTTCTGGCCCCCCGCGGAAAAGGTCCCGTATGATGACTACCAGATCCTCGCCGCCGGAAAGGACCTCCGCGAGATGGTCAGTAAGGAGGGAGGACACTCCTGA
- a CDS encoding IS3 family transposase — protein MIKELRESSGASLRRICSVLGLPRSTYHHKPRPPAQPWPDQELAALISTIFHANRRCYGYRRIACELANRGVSCGWQRARRMMRRQGLHAIQRRRFTPKTSDGKASHPCANLLAKLPPPQAPDQVWAGDITLIPSREGWLYLAVVIDLWSRRIIGWSLSRSIDRALVTDALRQALQSRRKIVSTIFHSDRGSQYSSTAFRAMLAGSGLRQSMSRLANPYDNARTESFMGTLKAEMAEEETFRNLDEARQKIFSYIDAFYNPRRLHSSIGYLSPNQFEARFQRQK, from the coding sequence CTGATCAAGGAGCTGCGGGAAAGCAGCGGGGCCAGCCTGCGCAGGATCTGCTCGGTGCTGGGTTTGCCGCGCAGCACCTATCACCACAAGCCTCGTCCTCCCGCGCAACCCTGGCCGGATCAGGAACTCGCCGCCCTCATCAGCACCATCTTCCACGCCAACCGCCGCTGCTACGGCTACCGCCGGATCGCCTGCGAATTGGCCAATCGTGGCGTCTCCTGCGGCTGGCAGCGGGCGCGCAGGATGATGCGCCGGCAAGGTCTCCACGCCATCCAGCGCCGGCGCTTCACCCCGAAGACCAGCGATGGCAAGGCCTCCCATCCCTGTGCCAACCTGCTTGCCAAACTGCCGCCACCCCAGGCTCCCGACCAGGTCTGGGCCGGGGACATCACCTTAATCCCGAGCCGTGAGGGTTGGCTCTACCTCGCCGTGGTCATCGACCTGTGGTCACGCCGGATCATCGGCTGGAGCCTGTCACGCTCCATCGACCGCGCGTTGGTCACCGATGCCCTGCGGCAGGCGCTCCAGAGCCGCAGGAAGATCGTTTCCACCATTTTCCACAGCGACCGGGGCAGCCAGTATTCGAGCACCGCGTTCAGGGCGATGCTTGCCGGATCAGGCCTGCGACAGAGCATGTCGCGGCTGGCCAATCCCTACGACAACGCCAGGACCGAATCCTTCATGGGTACCCTCAAAGCGGAAATGGCGGAGGAGGAAACCTTCAGGAATCTGGATGAGGCGCGGCAGAAGATCTTCAGCTACATCGATGCCTTCTACAATCCGAGGCGGCTCCATTCGTCGATCGGATACCTCAGTCCCAACCAATTCGAAGCCCGATTCCAGAGACAGAAATGA
- a CDS encoding transposase, producing MSAQYSDEFMIRAVALIDACGSVTEVSRQLGVARSALYRWRDKARKPAPRPTSPQKEAALVSELQAVRRELARLTQENDILKKASAILGSSVPPDPER from the coding sequence ATGAGTGCCCAGTATAGTGATGAGTTCATGATCCGTGCCGTTGCCTTGATCGACGCCTGTGGATCGGTCACCGAGGTGTCCCGCCAGCTCGGCGTGGCGCGCAGCGCCCTCTACCGCTGGCGCGACAAGGCACGGAAGCCCGCCCCGCGTCCCACCTCCCCGCAAAAGGAAGCCGCCTTGGTTTCCGAGTTGCAGGCGGTCCGCCGCGAACTGGCCCGCCTCACCCAGGAGAACGACATTTTAAAAAAAGCCTCCGCGATCCTGGGCTCCTCTGTTCCACCCGATCCAGAACGCTGA
- a CDS encoding response regulator transcription factor, with amino-acid sequence MRVLIVEDEPDLLHGLAKVLREEGYSVDLAEDGEEGLYKAVETNYDAVILDIMLPLIDGLEVLRRLREKKETPVLMLTARSETPDRVAGLDRGADDYLGKPFDLDELLARLRALIRRAAGRASPFIVIGAVGIDPVARKVTRSGAEIVLTAREYAVLEFLGRHRGRVISRTELYEHVFDETDDTLSNLIDVHVSNLRKKLGHELITTRRGHGYCIE; translated from the coding sequence ATGCGCGTGCTGATCGTCGAAGACGAACCCGACCTCCTCCACGGCCTTGCGAAGGTGCTGCGGGAGGAAGGCTATTCCGTCGATCTGGCGGAGGACGGGGAGGAGGGGCTCTACAAGGCGGTGGAGACGAACTACGACGCCGTCATCCTGGACATCATGCTGCCTCTCATCGACGGGCTGGAGGTGCTGCGCCGCCTGCGGGAGAAAAAGGAAACGCCGGTGCTCATGCTCACCGCGCGGTCGGAGACGCCGGACCGCGTCGCCGGGCTGGACCGCGGTGCGGACGACTACCTCGGCAAGCCCTTCGACCTGGACGAACTGCTTGCCCGCCTGCGCGCCCTCATCCGCCGCGCCGCCGGACGCGCGTCGCCATTCATCGTCATCGGCGCGGTCGGCATCGACCCCGTCGCGCGGAAGGTCACGCGGAGCGGCGCGGAGATCGTCCTGACGGCGCGGGAGTATGCCGTGCTGGAGTTCCTGGGCAGGCACCGCGGGCGCGTCATCTCCCGCACGGAACTCTACGAGCATGTCTTCGACGAGACGGACGACACGCTTTCCAACCTCATCGACGTCCACGTTTCCAACCTGCGGAAAAAACTCGGCCACGAACTCATCACCACGCGCCGCGGCCACGGCTACTGCATCGAATGA